A single window of Liolophura sinensis isolate JHLJ2023 chromosome 6, CUHK_Ljap_v2, whole genome shotgun sequence DNA harbors:
- the LOC135467253 gene encoding homeobox protein DBX1-like produces the protein MMFPNILTPSPLYQSMLRSASVGQQPSSASTSFLVENLLRDRGSGLVARPLPGTVPVSSSLGQRPADSQSSTSSTPTSTPYLKFGVNAILSPDTPSKTGLSFSSPSLAYSHSLPGLGTGCGGKVCGSLSSHGLSCVGCNPRHQGLYEGHLPTLVRHPYFSASSLLPIPNAFSFLSTMRGKPRRGMLRRAVFSDAQRKGLEKMFQKQKYISKPDRKKLAGKLGLKDSQVKIWFQNRRMKWRNSKERELLSSGGSRESTLPNKSNPNPDLSDVSDDQKEAGEEGEFVAESARRGDSPTPESAPALCESVVEAVPEMSEATGAGSDSEEEISVS, from the exons ATGATGTTCCCTAACATTTTAACGCCGTCCCCTTTGTACCAGAGCATGCTCCGGAGCGCATCTGTAGGCCAGCAGCCAAGTTCTGCCTCAACGTCATTTCTCGTGGAGAATCTCTTACGGGACAGAGGGTCAGGTTTGGTGGCCCGACCCCTCCCCGGGACAGTGCCCGTGTCCAGTTCTCTCGGGCAACGTCCAGCAGACAGTCAGTCGTCGACTTCCTCCACCCCTACGAGCACGCCGTATCTGAAGTTTGGCGTTAACGCTATTCTCTCTCCAGACACGCCATCTAAAACAG GTCTTAGTTTTAGTAGCCCCTCTCTGGCGTATAGCCATTCTTTGCCTGGACTCGGCACAGGTTGTGGGGGTAAGGTGTGCGGGAGTCTGTCCTCGCATGGTCTTAGTTGTGTTGGGTGTAACCCTCGTCACCAGGGTCTGTATGAAGGCCACCTCCCAACCCTCGTCAGACATCCCTACTTTTCAG CATCTTCACTACTGCCTATCCCTAACGCGTTCTCCTTTCTGAGCACAATGCGGGGGAAACCTAGACGAGGAATGTTAAGGAGGGCGGTCTTCTCAGACGCCCAGAGAAAGGGACTAGAGAAAATGTTTCAGAAACAGAAATACATTAGCAAACCAGACAGGAAGAAACTTGCGGGAAAGCTTGGCTTGAAGGATTCACAG GTTAAAATATGGTTTCAAAACAGACGGATGAAATGGAGAAATTCCAAAGAGAGAGAACTTCTGTCCTCTGGTGGGTCACGTGAATCTACTTTGCCCAATAAAAGCAACCCAAATCCAGATTTGAGTGACGTCAGTGATGACCAGAAAGAGGCTGGAGAAGAGGGAGAGTTTGTGGCGGAGTCAGCGAGACGAGGAGATTCCCCTACACCCGAAAGCGCGCCTGCGCTGTGCGAATCGGTGGTTGAGGCGGTGCCGGAGATGTCAGAGGCGACCGGGGCGGGATCAGACAGTGAGGAAGAAATCAGCGTGTCCTGA